The region atttgtATATGAATAAATATCATATGTTTCATCATATAATTAGTTTATATTAAAATccaatttataaaaaaaaagacGCTGTTAATATTTTCACCTATTAGCGCAATAAAAAAAGCGGACAAATTGGACGCTAGTTTGAGTAATTGTATAAATATATCCTATTTTCtcattgtttttttttaaataaaaataatttaggttttttaatttaattaatttatttaacGTGTTCCTTTCGGTTTAACAAAAATTTACCCTGATTTATTTATTAATTGTGCCTCCTGGGTTTAACCAAAGAGTAACCCTGTTTTACTCAATTGATTAAGAACAAAATTGCAGTTCTTAAGTTTAAGTGTGCTCTTAGTGTTAATCACCATCGTGGTTAACTTCTCCGATCGTGTGTGCATTCGTCAATTCACTCCTCCTCGAAATCGCCGATCTTTGTCCGTTTCACCAAAAACAATGGGATTGGGTTTCGCTATTGGATTCGTCGGTGTTCTGATTCTATTTCACGCAGCTTATTCAACCATCCAATGTATGCGCCACTCGCCAAAATCAATGTTTCTTCTATTTCATGtatttaaatttgaattttgaaattgATGCTACTTTGAAAATTGGGGTTGATTTGGTTGCAGATAGGGCTTTGTTGAAAATTACAGAAGAAGAGTTTTCTGGCTCTCCTTTGAGCGTGAGTGTTTTTCTTTTCGGGAGATTATTTGCTGATATAAATTTGATTTGTGTTTGTTATTGATTGGAATTTTCTGAGTGTTCAGAGTTTGAAAATGTAGGTGGTGTTTGAATTATCTTTAGGATTATTACTTTGTACTTGGGCTGCTTTGACTGTGCCTGGGAAGTTTTTGTGTATCCACCCAGATTCTGAAGAGAATAGGTAAATCTTTTCTCTTTTTAGTGAGTGTGAATTTATGGTTGTGGTTGATGTGATTTTGTTATCTAACTGCTTATCATTTACAAGAGGTTCTAGTAATTTTAGAGAACTAGCAGCTTGATATTATTGATGTCGGTATGCATGTCCAGCAGTGTTATCAAATGGCGGCACCGTGGCTGCTATGGCAGATATACATGGCGGATATTGGCCGATATTGCAGGTTTTTCGGCCATAATCTGCTATAACAGCGCTGCAATGCAGGTGGTATGGCGGGATTTTGGCTCTCCGCCATGGACCGCCCTCCGCCATAGACAACATTGGCGTCCAACAAAAGCTGATACACTTTCTAGAGTAGACTATAggaatttttttcttttttgataAGATGTTTATGGGAATGTAACCTCGTGATTTATGTGAGATGTTTTAGTGACGAGTAAATCAGCATTTTATTCCTTGAAAATTTTAAAGGTCGTTCAATTTAGTCCCGAATTTACGAAACAACAATTTAGCCCCTTAAATTGGACAATATCAgttattttaattcttttttcaAATTTAACACCAAAAATTTAGAGATTTAGTGTTTGTCTTGATGCAACAAGAGACTATTAAAGTCAATATGTAGATCTTTCATTAGTTTCAATGGATGTCTTCTTAAGAGATAGTATGGTAGAAGGGATAAATTGATTGGCGTTCTTTAACTTAAGGGACTGATTTGCTACATCGTGAA is a window of Lathyrus oleraceus cultivar Zhongwan6 chromosome 6, CAAS_Psat_ZW6_1.0, whole genome shotgun sequence DNA encoding:
- the LOC127094526 gene encoding membrane magnesium transporter; this translates as MGLGFAIGFVGVLILFHAAYSTIQYRALLKITEEEFSGSPLSVVFELSLGLLLCTWAALTVPGKFLCIHPDSEENRIVSLPANLDFMIFNHRGKIFPAEKNEKLRH